One window of the Pararge aegeria chromosome 22, ilParAegt1.1, whole genome shotgun sequence genome contains the following:
- the LOC120633678 gene encoding B2 protein-like, producing the protein MKTLLVLAICLVVAQALTDEQKERLKKHRSECLTETSADEQLVNKLKSGDFKTENEPLKKYALCMLTKSELMTKDGKFKKDVALAKVPNAADKPAVEKLIDTCLANKGNTPHQTAWNYAKCYHEKDPKHSIFQ; encoded by the exons ATGAAGACTTTGTTAGTACTCGCGATCTGCTTAGTGGTGGCCCAG GCCCTGACCGACGAACAGAAGGAGAGACTCAAGAAGCACAGATCAGAATGCCTCACGGAAACCAGTGCTGATGAGCAACTGGTGAACAAACTGAAATCTGGCGACTTTAAG aCCGAAAATGAGCCTTTGAAGAAGTACGCGCTGTGCATGCTTACAAAGTCCGAGCTGATGACCAAGGACGGGAAATTCAAGAAGGATGTCGCACTCGCCAAGGTCCCTAACGCAG CTGACAAACCAGCAGTCGAGAAGCTGATCGACACTTGCCTGGCCAACAAAGGCAACACCCCCCACCAGACCGCGTGGAACTATGCCAAGTGCTACCATGAGAAGGACCCCAAGCACTCCATCTTTCAATAA
- the LOC120633697 gene encoding protein tipE: MSTMSRSRTSLSPATSERSTLPMGASAEPDSPEFIPLEPTREELLTHYYERFKFYTSLGLGTSAILAVFAFLFLIPFVVEPAIQTILAEFAPEAGICSVSEHTYAKTLTNCTWASCREGCTTTHTKCHKIRVNLVRRPFVENAPVPTEWDAKDLKFLINPEGCGYPPRVNCSEFASDYAGKNSPKLFPCYYSQTRPELVVARYSWESTIRGLILALVLPTTVFVFSLSVLAYWHCHCCDRACNRRVHAESYASKEDSKLLCELDEDPSDDVF, encoded by the exons ATGTCGACCATGAGCAGATCCCGGACGAGTCTTTCACCCGCCACCTCTGAAAGATCGACTCTTCCCATGGGCGCATCAGCAGAACCAGACAGCCCGGAGTTCATACCTCTAGAGCCGACGAGGGAGGAATTGCTTACTCATTACTACGAGCGATTCAAATTCTACACATCGCTCGGCTTGGGCACCTCAGCCATACTCGCTGTCTTCGCgttcctttttttaattccctTTGTTGTGGAGCCAGCAATACAGACTATTCTAGCAGAGTTCGCGCCAGAAGCGGGTATATGTTCCGTGTCAGAACACACGTACGCTAAAACTCTAACGAATTGCACATGGGCATCTTGCAGAGAAGGCTGCACCACGACCCACACGAAATGCCATAAAATCCGTGTCAATCTGGTCAGGCGGCCGTTCGTCGAGAACGCACCGGTACCAACAGAGTGGGATGCCAAAGATTTGAAGTTTCTTATAAATCCAGAAGGCTGCGGTTATCCACCTAGAGTCAATTGCTCGGAGTTTGCAAGCGATTACGCGGGAAAAAATTCGCCTAAATTGTTCCCTTGCTACTACAGCCAGACACGACCGGAGTTGGTCGTTGCGAGATACTCCTGGGAATCAACGATTCGTGGTTTGATCTTGGCCCTTGTGTTACCGACTACGGTCTTCGTCTTCAGTTTAAGTGTCCTTGCCTATTGGCACTGCCACTGTTGTGACAGAGCCTGCAATAGGCGAGTTCACGCCGAATCTTACGCAAGCAAAGAaga TAGCAAGCTCCTATGTGAACTGGACGAAGACCCAAGTGACGATGTGTTCTGA
- the LOC120633696 gene encoding uncharacterized protein LOC120633696 — protein sequence MPKPTPVEDLIIPPQDQKICGTICVCQMTAVLSCVAIVYLTVAIYMPYTRAIASGIDPTPIMCTTTRAVNKDNCDWGSCGEWCLSKTSGACIQIYVNVRKNGTSLLLAECGSAANKTCYGIDQENAKKYHCIRDECRNLTGTFNCTEGKCINITDAFECAFRDTDPPLKCSGRRGKITCIDVHGLFSCSRGTCRKIKTPYNCDRRCVDIPTRHKNVIVLSGDRVFLARCSKLAQEDGGNVVWNDSGEEVLMLSCHAVHNGTSGVVAVDCINAALLPRTDISDLTNFTYLQYLYTVKAVPNRIIAPSEVELTMANDSRLMINLEGCVNTLADECKEFLKTYGRDGTDHNAKARFPCFYTENNPDIVVARFDLDATYRQFLVALVLPTVLVVVSCITLLLCQTTVEVGDDAKMRFKSCAGGQAEMQLSPNDPVSPL from the coding sequence ATGCCGAAGCCTACTCCCGTCGAGGATCTCATAATCCCCCCGCAGGACCAAAAGATATGCGGGACCATATGTGTTTGTCAAATGACAGCCGTCCTTAGTTGCGTAGCCATCGTATACCTAACCGTAGCCATTTATATGCCTTACACCCGCGCGATCGCGTCAGGTATCGACCCGACACCCATTATGTGCACGACGACACGGGCTGTGAACAAAGACAACTGCGACTGGGGTTCCTGCGGCGAGTGGTGCTTAAGCAAGACGTCCGGAGCCTGCATCCAGATCTACGTCAACGTTAGGAAAAACGGAACGTCCTTACTCCTCGCCGAGTGTGGTAGCGCCGCCAACAAAACATGCTACGGCATCGACCAAGAGAACGCTAAGAAGTACCACTGCATACGTGATGAGTGTAGAAACTTGACTGGCACTTTCAATTGCACGGAAGGAAAATGCATAAACATTACAGACGCTTTCGAATGCGCTTTCAGAGACACGGATCCACCGTTAAAGTGTTCCGGAAGGAGAGGGAAAATAACGTGCATAGACGTCCACGGACTTTTTTCGTGTAGCAGAGGCacttgtagaaaaataaaaacaccataCAATTGTGACAGGCGCTGCGTCGATATCCCGACCCGTCATAAAAACGTCATAGTTTTAAGCGGCGATAGAGTTTTCCTAGCAAGGTGTTCGAAATTAGCTCAAGAGGACGGTGGTAACGTTGTTTGGAATGATTCAGGCGAAGAAGTATTAATGCTGTCTTGTCATGCAGTACACAATGGTACCTCGGGTGTCGTTGCCGTGGACTGTATCAACGCGGCTCTGCTACCACGTACTGATATATCAGATCTGACCAACTTCACATATTTACAATATCTATACACCGTGAAAGCTGTGCCCAATAGAATTATCGCTCCATCCGAAGTGGAACTTACAATGGCTAACGATAGTCGATTGATGATCAATTTAGAAGGTTGCGTGAACACTTTGGCAGATGAGTGCAAAGAGTTTCTGAAGACGTACGGCCGTGATGGTACCGACCACAACGCGAAAGCACGATTCCCATGCTTCTACACAGAAAACAATCCGGATATTGTGGTAGCTAGATTCGACTTAGACGCCACATATCGCCAGTTTCTGGTCGCTTTGGTGCTGCCAACAGTTCTTGTCGTAGTATCGTGTATCACTTTGCTGTTATGTCAGACTACTGTTGAAGTTGGTGATGACGCGAAGATGCGTTTTAAGAGTTGCGCCGGAGGTCAGGCTGAGATGCAGCTATCTCCGAACGATCCTGTGTCTCCCCTCTGA